From the genome of Myxocyprinus asiaticus isolate MX2 ecotype Aquarium Trade chromosome 39, UBuf_Myxa_2, whole genome shotgun sequence:
ctctttctagGATTTTTCCATGGCAATTTCTGTCTCATACTGATATGTGACATGACATGCTTGAGCGCACAGAACAGGAAAATGCTTTTGTGCACTTGAAAAGGGGGGTTACCACTTCCTTCCTCCACACTCTTTACTTTCTGGTGAAGTGAGACTGTTAAATCAACTTTAATTATTATCGGTGGTCTTACAGATGCATTGGGTAGTCACATGAAAAAAAGGAGAACTAAAACTCCTCTCCTTGACctactttatttatttaggacTTGAATACATAGATTACATACAGTACAATTAGATTCTACAAGTTTATACAATCCAAGAATGGGGAATCCAAATACTAGCATCTGTATCATCAACGACAACATGGTGCCCTTTGCCACGTTTTACATCCTCATCTTCTTGATTGGCATGGCCACCAGCCTGGTGGCACTGTGGGCCTTCATAACCAGCCAGAACGCTAAAAAGTGCATCAATGTTTACCTAATCAATCTTCTGACATCTGATTTCCTCCTCATGCTGGCCCTTCCCGTCAAGATTGCAAAAGATCTGGGCAATGAGTCTCTGAGTTTGACCATTTTTCACTGCCAAGTGAGTTCTCCACTCATCTACATCAACATGTACGCTTCCATCATCTTTCTATCGTTTGTTAGTGTTCAGCGCTACCTCCAAATCACTCGAAGCTCAAAACTGCTCCGACTGCAAGAGGTGGGCTTTGCGGTGCTAATGTCAGCAGTGGTCTGGTTCCTTGTGCTCTTCATCAATGTGCCCAACATGGCCATTCCAATCAAAGGTAACATTACAAAAAAACATGGCCTAACCTGCTCTGACCTAAAAGAGGATTTGGGCAAGCACTGGCATGCACTGTCGGTATTTCTGGGTATGGCTATATTCTTCAATGCCTCTGCAGCTGTGCTTCTGTCCAATGGCTTGGTCTTGAAGCAGCTTTGGTGTCGACGTGAATCAGACCCCGAGGACCAAGCGACTGCCCGGCATGCCTTCATAAACATCGCAGTGGTGACCTTGGCTTACATGGTAAGCTTTGTGCCATACCATGCTGTGCGTATGCCGTACACGTTTACACAGATAGAGGTGTTCTCTGATTGCAGTTTGAAGAAGAGTCTGTTTCTGGCCAAAGAGTCTACCCTACTCCTCTCCATCTTGCACCTATGCTTTGATCCACTGCTGTACTATGTTATCTGCCATGCATTCAGGCATCAAGTCACAAAGGCCTTCTCAAACAGACACAGTGTTTCAAACTATGACACAGACTAAAAATTTCCATTGGAAAATTGAATGCATGGTAATGTAAAACAGCAAGACATTCAACCAAGCAGAAAGCTAGAAATGTCTGGAGAAAAGGAGAGTGCAAAAAGAACTGTGGCCAATAATggcacaaaacataatttaaagcaGTCCGCGCAATTAGCTCTTGCCATCTAACACGACTAAGTCTACAGATGTAATTTTCATATCAagtcatttatttttgtatagtgctttttaaagcagctttttttttagaaaatcatACTGTCTGTTATGTAAGGTTTTAAATGTCCCCAGTGAACAGCTTCATTGAAAAACctcattgaaaatcatgctttaatgtttttgtctttaagCCCCccatgagcaagccaaaggcaactgtggcaaggaacaaaaatgCCATATGATGTTTGTTAGTAAAGAGgggaaaatgaaagaaagaaaattaaaaacacGGGAGAAAACAGACCTAGCTGGGGGAGATAGTTTTCCTCTGGCTATACGTCCACAGAAGACAGACTGATTGTTGCTCAGAGGTGTTTGTTTAATTCATTACTGTTGTTATTTATAAGCATTGAGATTCAGTGGGAAATTGTTAGTAAAAATTATATTGCACAGCTACGAATTAAATGCAAATTTCTAgatagattaaaaaataaattatgtgtgATTCACAAATTGTAATGGCTGAGAAGAGTTCTGTTTAAatctgtttattaaaaataaagcaGTTTTGCAAAATTGTTGCCACAGTTATTTGTCATATTTGTCTCAAGCACTAAATATGGGTTAATCACCTTTTTGGTTgtactctgtaaaaaaaaaaaaaaaaaaaaagaaaaattgttgAGCAAACGTTATAATTTAACAACATGAtgcattaagttttttttttgagttttctCAACACCTGTcttaaaaggaataattcacccaaaatgaaaattctctcatgatttactcaccctcctggcataccagatgtgtatgactttcttttttctgcagaacacaaattaagatttctaaaagaatatttcagttctgcaggtcctcacaatggaagtgaatgggtgccaaaatttttaagctccaaaatccacataagggcaacataaaagtactccagtggttaaatcaatgtcttctgaagagatatgataggtgtgggtgagaaacagatcaatatttaagtccttttttttttttttttttaccataaattctacccctgctcagtcaatctccacttcagtttcactttcccattcttcttcttctgtttttgatgattcaaatACTTAATacatatcgccccctaatgggcagagaggagaatttattataaaaatgactaaaattgTGATCtaattctcacacacacttatcatattgtgtctgaacacatggatttaaccactggagtcatatggattacttttatgctccttttatgtggattttggagcttaaaaattttggcacccattcacttccattgtgaggacctgcagaactgaaatattcttttaaaaatcttaatttgtgttctgcagaaaaaagaaagtaatacatatctggtatgccaggagggtgagtaaatcatgagagaattttaatcttttcctttaataatagtcctcagtaacattgctttgcttagtcaatgttaatctgtttgttctgtaaatgaaaaaaaatattttagccaattTTTTGTTGTGTCttgttcccctctggctaaatagcatgaatataataccaataaGAGTTATCTATGTGTAGTTCAAGTCTTGTTTTACGTAAGAAAACTGTGTAGATGTTGTTGGCCATTGTTTAAACAAAaggtttataataattattattattattattattattattttgtacaacaccaattccaaaaaaagttgggacagtgtgaaaaattacaataaaacaaaaaggaatgatttgtaaattatattcaccctttgctatattgtaagcactacaactacacattatatgatgttttaccttgtgaatttcatttatttatttatttttatgtacagtaatttcaaatcagatgattgcaacacactccaaaaaagtttggACAATCGAGTGTTTactactgtgaaacatcaccatttcttcaaatAACACTTACTGTATTAAgaatttaggcactgaagacacaagtttaagtgtaaaaagtggaattttcccccattcatccattatgcaggtcttcagttgcacaattgtacagggtcttcgttgctgtattgtgcgcttcataatgcaccacacattctcatttggagatggtcaggactgcaggcagtccaatctagcacccacactctctgcttatttggccagtatgtggtttgaagttgtcctgctgaaaatagTGGGATACAGCTGGTAGTAGTTCATCCTCTTGAATTTCATCGTAgtagactgaggtgatgcagacagtgatttctttttgtgtgtgtgtgtgaaattaacTGCAATCTTTACCTCTTAAGAGAGAGGTACATGTAGATCTTGCAAGTCAAGGTGGTACAATTGTTTGACatagacacacaatagacctcaacccttgcacaaacctcaataatggtgacaatcaacaaaccaaATGTAACAAAGATAAATAAAGATGAGCTCCTAAAAACATCACCacacagtagaaaaaaaaataaataaaataaaat
Proteins encoded in this window:
- the gpr171 gene encoding G-protein coupled receptor 171, encoding MGNPNTSICIINDNMVPFATFYILIFLIGMATSLVALWAFITSQNAKKCINVYLINLLTSDFLLMLALPVKIAKDLGNESLSLTIFHCQVSSPLIYINMYASIIFLSFVSVQRYLQITRSSKLLRLQEVGFAVLMSAVVWFLVLFINVPNMAIPIKGNITKKHGLTCSDLKEDLGKHWHALSVFLGMAIFFNASAAVLLSNGLVLKQLWCRRESDPEDQATARHAFINIAVVTLAYMVSFVPYHAVRMPYTFTQIEVFSDCSLKKSLFLAKESTLLLSILHLCFDPLLYYVICHAFRHQVTKAFSNRHSVSNYDTD